A single window of Tistrella bauzanensis DNA harbors:
- a CDS encoding ABC transporter ATP-binding protein — MTEIPRLQISGLHKRFGAVAATAGVDLDVRPREVHALIGPNGAGKTTLISQIAGEILPDEGRILMDGRDITRMAAHARAGAGLARSFQITQLFPDFTALDNVAMAVQARQGRNWNLWGRARRDLSLRDPAMARLDDMGLADRADIRVSDLAHGECRQLELAVALAAGASLLLLDEPMAGLGHEESLQMTAILERLKGSYAILLVEHDMDAVFALADRVTVLVYGRTLFTGTPDEVRAHPEVRAAYLGDGA, encoded by the coding sequence ATGACTGAAATCCCCCGCCTTCAGATCAGCGGCCTGCACAAGCGTTTCGGCGCGGTCGCCGCCACCGCCGGTGTCGATCTTGATGTCCGCCCGCGTGAGGTTCATGCCCTGATCGGCCCCAATGGCGCCGGCAAGACCACGCTGATTTCCCAGATCGCCGGTGAGATCCTGCCCGATGAGGGCCGGATCCTGATGGATGGCCGCGACATCACCCGCATGGCCGCCCATGCCCGCGCCGGCGCCGGGCTCGCCCGGTCGTTCCAGATCACCCAGTTGTTCCCCGATTTCACCGCGCTCGACAATGTCGCCATGGCGGTTCAGGCCCGGCAGGGCCGCAACTGGAACCTGTGGGGCCGCGCCCGGCGCGACCTGTCGTTGCGCGATCCGGCCATGGCGCGGCTCGACGATATGGGGCTTGCCGACCGCGCCGATATCCGGGTGTCGGATCTGGCCCATGGCGAATGCCGGCAGCTTGAACTGGCGGTGGCGCTGGCCGCAGGTGCCTCGCTGCTGCTGCTGGACGAGCCGATGGCCGGCCTGGGGCATGAGGAAAGCCTTCAGATGACCGCCATCCTGGAACGGCTGAAGGGCAGCTATGCCATCCTGCTGGTCGAGCACGACATGGATGCCGTGTTCGCCCTGGCCGACCGTGTGACGGTGCTGGTCTATGGCCGCACCCTGTTCACCGGCACGCCCGACGAGGTGCGCGCGCATCCCGAGGTTCGTGCCGCCTATCTCGGAGACGGTGCCTGA
- a CDS encoding ABC transporter ATP-binding protein, translating into MLTVEELEAGYGRSQVLFGMALTAAEGEVISLVGRNGMGKTTTVSTIMGLLPARRGRIGFDGQDIAGRAPNRIARAGIGLVPEGRRVFASLSVEENLVATAIRRDRHGGDGSAQWTLPRVFELFPRLLERRRQSARTLSGGEQQMLAIGRALLTNPRLLILDEATEGLAPIIRQEIWSCLGTLKASGQTILVIDKNLKEMARLVDRHHLIEKGRVVWAGTPEALAGKPDLAHRYLGL; encoded by the coding sequence ATGCTGACGGTCGAGGAACTGGAAGCCGGTTACGGCCGGTCGCAGGTGCTGTTCGGCATGGCGCTGACGGCCGCGGAAGGCGAGGTCATCTCGCTGGTCGGCCGCAACGGCATGGGCAAGACCACCACGGTCAGCACCATCATGGGTCTGTTGCCCGCCCGTCGCGGCCGGATCGGATTCGACGGTCAGGACATCGCCGGCCGCGCGCCCAACCGGATCGCCCGTGCCGGCATCGGGCTGGTGCCGGAAGGCCGGCGGGTGTTCGCATCATTGTCGGTGGAGGAAAATCTGGTTGCCACCGCCATCCGCCGCGACCGCCACGGCGGCGATGGCAGCGCCCAATGGACCCTGCCCCGGGTGTTCGAGCTGTTCCCGCGTCTGCTGGAACGGCGCCGGCAATCGGCCCGCACCCTGTCGGGCGGCGAACAGCAGATGCTGGCCATCGGCCGCGCCCTGCTGACCAATCCGCGCCTGCTTATCCTGGACGAGGCCACCGAAGGTCTGGCGCCGATCATCCGCCAGGAGATCTGGTCCTGTCTTGGCACGCTGAAGGCCAGCGGCCAGACGATTCTGGTGATCGACAAGAACCTGAAGGAGATGGCCCGTCTGGTCGACCGCCATCACCTGATCGAAAAGGGCCGCGTGGTCTGGGCCGGCACGCCCGAGGCGCTCGCCGGCAAGCCGGATCTTGCCCATCGCTATCTGGGACTGTGA